The Lentzea guizhouensis genome contains a region encoding:
- a CDS encoding ATP-binding protein: MSHDVSNVNRGNVQSLVQAGVINGGVNFYGDGVQEPQDYSSMLEPSDVELLGREDELRRLREFCDGPDPYLWVRAESWSGKSALLREFARREHEGLFPVWYFVRRKHSDNRADFVRAVWHQLAGLLDSAAPANAPRDEHEFRKLLALAADRCEGTLVMIVDGLDEEAGEGSGSIVHLMPARPPAGLRVILSSRPQRPLPERVVESGHPLLSPDVVWELPTSEHATIMRVTAQEDLRALITGSALEKQLLGYVTAAKGALAVCDLAELLNVFNDEVDTVLEGLTGRSFARVHSLWRPGHFRYQLDHPSLEDDAAKRIGRRWLAELTAELLRWAHDWRDRGWPADTPEYLLLNHPQDDPVALALNPDRHVRLRALTGANAHALEEIAAARKELADGRDLGTLAQLAVLHDDLGGSTALFPPELPAVWAGLGHLEQAKSLIGELADHLRVSACAAVLGKVRDGAGGFREIAESALDRIGSPDALSAARAELAVALMKVGDLDAAQALVGQVAPEAVTALQDDLVRASWEHRDEARATALCDQATSIKRRARLVTTAALELSARSRYEEAADFVVARLDDEKRCGKALAEVVCDAAGRDPDQALAVLHRVKNSARYHKVKGDVEIAIALHRRDRVPEARERLELAERRISGKIDPTLYDGAVGEIVRAWVMLGEPDRAVGLGRSRRLASTRGRHLVTLVGHLVREGFPHQATRWPGTPRRPRRGLAQVPADRGLPGADQDRRRHRRLRSHLDHRQGTAANTAHRDHGRSHWPRPPASPPGPPRRAGRRHPDRCCAAPRSPTSPWRSPRTTTCPAHCAPSTSCATPSPRSMRSRRSPPPFRRRPRSSPRRRKPQPVPPRPSTPVPRSARPWPRHCCGSARTPTP; this comes from the coding sequence ATGTCGCACGACGTCAGCAACGTGAACCGCGGCAATGTGCAGTCCCTGGTGCAGGCCGGTGTCATCAACGGCGGCGTCAACTTCTACGGCGATGGCGTGCAGGAACCGCAGGACTACTCGAGCATGCTCGAACCGAGCGACGTCGAGCTGCTCGGCCGGGAGGACGAACTGCGGCGGTTGCGCGAGTTCTGCGACGGTCCCGACCCGTACCTGTGGGTGCGGGCGGAGAGCTGGAGCGGCAAGTCGGCGCTGCTGAGGGAGTTCGCGCGCAGGGAGCACGAGGGCCTGTTCCCCGTCTGGTACTTCGTCCGGCGCAAGCACTCGGACAACCGGGCCGACTTCGTCCGCGCGGTGTGGCACCAGCTGGCGGGGCTGCTCGACAGTGCAGCGCCCGCGAACGCCCCGCGCGACGAGCACGAGTTCCGGAAGCTGCTCGCGCTGGCAGCGGACCGGTGTGAGGGCACCCTGGTCATGATCGTCGACGGGCTCGACGAGGAGGCCGGCGAGGGCAGCGGCAGCATCGTGCACCTGATGCCCGCCAGGCCACCTGCCGGGTTGCGGGTGATCCTCTCGTCGCGGCCGCAACGACCGCTGCCGGAGCGGGTGGTCGAATCGGGGCACCCGTTGCTGTCACCGGACGTGGTGTGGGAGCTGCCGACGTCCGAGCACGCGACGATCATGCGGGTGACCGCTCAGGAGGACTTGCGGGCGTTGATCACCGGCTCGGCCCTGGAGAAGCAGCTGCTCGGGTACGTGACGGCAGCGAAAGGCGCCTTGGCGGTGTGCGACCTGGCCGAGCTGTTGAACGTTTTCAACGACGAGGTCGACACGGTGCTGGAGGGCCTGACCGGCCGCAGTTTCGCGCGGGTGCACAGCCTCTGGCGCCCAGGGCACTTCCGCTACCAGCTCGACCACCCGAGCCTCGAGGATGACGCGGCCAAGAGGATCGGGCGGCGCTGGCTGGCCGAGCTCACCGCCGAGCTGCTCAGGTGGGCGCACGACTGGCGGGATCGGGGCTGGCCCGCGGACACGCCGGAGTACCTGCTGCTCAACCACCCGCAGGACGACCCGGTCGCGCTCGCGCTCAACCCGGACCGGCACGTGCGGCTGCGGGCGCTCACCGGTGCGAACGCCCACGCGCTGGAGGAGATCGCGGCGGCGCGGAAGGAGCTGGCCGACGGGCGTGACCTCGGCACGCTGGCGCAGCTCGCGGTGCTGCACGACGACCTCGGCGGGAGCACCGCGCTGTTCCCGCCGGAACTGCCGGCGGTGTGGGCGGGCCTCGGGCACCTGGAGCAGGCGAAGAGCCTCATCGGCGAGCTGGCGGATCACCTCCGGGTCAGCGCGTGCGCGGCGGTGCTGGGCAAGGTGCGGGACGGCGCCGGTGGGTTCCGCGAGATCGCGGAGAGCGCGCTCGACCGGATCGGTTCTCCCGACGCGCTCAGTGCCGCACGCGCCGAACTCGCCGTGGCGCTCATGAAGGTCGGCGACCTCGACGCGGCGCAGGCGCTGGTCGGGCAGGTGGCACCGGAGGCCGTCACGGCACTGCAGGACGACCTGGTCAGAGCCTCTTGGGAGCACAGGGACGAGGCACGGGCGACAGCGCTCTGCGACCAGGCGACGTCGATCAAGCGGCGCGCCCGGCTCGTCACGACCGCTGCGCTCGAACTGTCCGCGCGCAGCCGGTACGAGGAGGCAGCCGACTTCGTGGTCGCCCGGCTCGACGACGAGAAGCGGTGCGGCAAGGCCCTCGCCGAGGTGGTGTGCGACGCGGCCGGCCGCGACCCCGACCAGGCGCTGGCGGTCCTGCACCGCGTCAAGAACTCCGCGCGCTACCACAAGGTCAAGGGTGATGTGGAGATCGCGATCGCCCTGCACCGGCGGGACCGCGTCCCCGAGGCCCGCGAGCGTCTCGAACTGGCGGAACGCCGCATCTCCGGCAAGATCGACCCCACGCTGTACGACGGCGCGGTCGGCGAGATCGTCCGGGCGTGGGTGATGCTCGGTGAACCGGACCGCGCCGTCGGCCTCGGGCGGTCCCGGCGGCTGGCCAGCACCCGCGGCCGGCACCTCGTCACCCTGGTCGGCCACCTCGTGCGCGAGGGGTTCCCGCACCAGGCCACGCGCTGGCCAGGCACGCCCCGCCGACCTCGCCGCGGTCTCGCCCAAGTCCCGGCAGATCGAGGGCTTCCTGGAGCTGATCAGGACCGTCGCCGCCACCGGCGACTCCGGTCTCACCTCGACCATCGCCAAGGCACCGCCGCGAACACCGCCCACCGCGACCACGGCCGGTCGCACTGGCCGCGACCTCCCGCCTCGCCACCCGGACCGCCGCGCCGAGCTGGTCGCCGCCATCCCGACCGCTGCTGCGCCGCACCGCGCTCACCGACCTCGCCGTGGAGGTCGCCGAGGACGACGACCTGCCCGGCGCACTGCGCGCCATCGACCTCGTGCGCGACCCCGTCGCCCAGGTCGATGCGCTCACGGCGCTCACCACCACCGTTCCGGCGCAGGCCCAGGAGCTCGCCGAGGCGGCGGAAGCCGCAGCCCGTGCCGCCGCGGCCGTCGACCCCCGTTCCCAGGTCCGCGCGACCGTGGCCCAGGCACTGCTGCGGATCGGCGCGCACGCCGACGCCTTGA
- a CDS encoding MalY/PatB family protein, giving the protein MSFDRIDETRLRSGSGVKWGSLAQGTIGAWVADMDFGLPPAVKARLWQEVEREDFGYPHWPAGDPVVTAFEQRMHTRFGWTPTSGHTRVFSDLIQVLQVVVEHTTAPGDGVALHVPTYPPFLASILRAGRRVVPIPMEHTADGWRFDAEVVRDQGCELLVLVNPQNPTGRVFTRTELTGLAELAEELDLVVLSDEIHADLTYPGHRHVPFASLSQETARRTVTATSATKAFNIAALRCAVAHIGVPALRKALDAAPLDYFGQPNTLGRAATVAAWQDGDSWLTELLLTLRRNRDAVTRWIGPGRSYHAPEATYLAWFEGAAGAGVKLSEGWEFSAGTDVDTSAFVRVNFATSPDTLAEVLRRLETP; this is encoded by the coding sequence GTGAGCTTCGACCGGATCGACGAGACCCGGCTGCGGTCGGGTTCCGGGGTGAAGTGGGGATCGCTCGCGCAGGGCACGATCGGCGCGTGGGTGGCGGACATGGACTTCGGCCTCCCACCCGCCGTGAAAGCCCGGCTGTGGCAGGAGGTCGAGCGCGAGGACTTCGGCTACCCGCACTGGCCGGCCGGCGACCCGGTGGTCACCGCGTTCGAGCAGCGGATGCACACCCGCTTCGGCTGGACGCCCACCTCCGGGCACACCAGGGTCTTCAGCGACCTCATCCAGGTCCTCCAGGTGGTCGTCGAGCACACGACCGCCCCCGGTGACGGCGTCGCGCTGCACGTGCCGACCTACCCGCCGTTCCTCGCGAGCATCCTGCGCGCGGGCCGCCGGGTCGTGCCGATCCCCATGGAGCACACGGCCGACGGCTGGCGGTTCGACGCGGAGGTGGTACGTGACCAGGGGTGCGAACTGCTCGTCCTGGTCAACCCGCAGAACCCGACCGGCCGCGTCTTCACCCGCACCGAGCTCACCGGCCTGGCTGAGCTGGCCGAGGAGCTGGACCTCGTGGTGCTGTCCGACGAGATCCACGCCGACCTCACCTACCCCGGCCACCGGCACGTCCCGTTCGCGTCGCTGAGCCAGGAGACGGCCCGGCGCACGGTGACCGCCACCTCGGCCACCAAGGCGTTCAACATCGCGGCACTGCGCTGCGCGGTCGCCCACATCGGCGTCCCGGCACTGCGCAAGGCCCTCGACGCGGCACCGCTGGACTACTTCGGCCAGCCGAACACGCTGGGGCGCGCGGCCACCGTGGCGGCCTGGCAGGACGGCGACTCGTGGCTGACCGAGCTGCTGCTGACGTTGCGGCGCAACCGGGACGCGGTCACCCGGTGGATCGGGCCCGGCAGGAGCTACCACGCACCGGAGGCCACCTACCTGGCGTGGTTCGAGGGTGCCGCCGGTGCGGGGGTGAAGCTGAGCGAGGGCTGGGAGTTCAGCGCCGGCACGGACGTTGACACGTCGGCGTTCGTGCGGGTGAACTTCGCGACGAGCCCGGACACGCTCGCGGAGGTTCTGCGGCGGCTGGAAACGCCGTAA
- a CDS encoding DUF664 domain-containing protein, translating into MITVEQYLHFTGQALDGMATTVRDLGAERATLTPIPGVSSPYALLTHCCGVADYWAGELVAGRPAHRDRDSEFVAAGPVEPLLARVERTKEALEQDVRQADFRAPLRAEPDSSFLGPDVPLDQGAALLHVYEELAQHHGHVDMLRAVIERGVA; encoded by the coding sequence ATGATCACTGTCGAGCAGTACCTCCACTTCACCGGCCAGGCCCTCGACGGCATGGCCACGACCGTGCGCGACCTCGGTGCCGAGCGCGCGACCCTGACGCCCATACCCGGCGTGAGCAGCCCGTACGCGTTGCTGACGCACTGCTGCGGTGTGGCCGACTACTGGGCGGGCGAGTTGGTCGCCGGCCGTCCCGCGCACCGGGACCGCGACTCCGAGTTCGTGGCGGCCGGACCGGTCGAGCCGCTGCTCGCCCGCGTCGAGCGCACGAAGGAGGCGCTGGAGCAGGACGTGCGGCAGGCCGACTTCCGCGCACCGCTGCGAGCCGAGCCCGACTCGTCGTTCCTCGGCCCGGACGTCCCGCTCGACCAGGGTGCCGCGCTGCTGCACGTCTACGAGGAGCTGGCCCAGCACCACGGTCACGTGGACATGCTGCGCGCCGTGATCGAGCGGGGTGTGGCGTGA
- a CDS encoding CGNR zinc finger domain-containing protein yields the protein MSFAFVSGDLALDFLGTLKWRDGDQEELLSSPRDLASWALQAGVMTEPPRLSAAQFTALVELRESVYRLVKGTLAGSGWPEEDLRRVNSYADAPAPSFTLTDTGVRRHGTARSLGGEIARAAAELLSRRDELVIRECGRDDCTRIFIDRSRTGNRRWCDMEECGNRIKAAQYRARRRAQ from the coding sequence GTGAGCTTCGCGTTCGTCAGCGGCGACCTCGCGCTGGACTTCCTGGGCACCCTGAAGTGGCGCGACGGCGACCAGGAGGAGCTGCTGAGCTCCCCGCGGGACCTGGCGTCGTGGGCGCTGCAGGCAGGGGTGATGACCGAGCCGCCGCGGCTGAGCGCGGCGCAGTTCACCGCGCTCGTCGAGCTGCGGGAGTCGGTCTACCGGCTGGTCAAGGGCACGCTCGCCGGCAGCGGCTGGCCGGAGGAGGACCTGCGGCGGGTCAACTCCTACGCGGACGCCCCGGCGCCGTCGTTCACGCTGACGGACACCGGGGTGCGCAGGCACGGCACCGCGCGGTCACTCGGCGGCGAGATCGCCCGCGCGGCAGCGGAACTGTTGTCCCGCAGGGACGAGCTGGTGATCCGGGAGTGCGGGCGCGACGACTGCACGCGGATCTTCATCGACCGGTCGCGCACCGGCAACCGGCGGTGGTGCGACATGGAGGAGTGCGGCAACCGGATCAAGGCCGCCCAGTACCGCGCCCGCCGCAGGGCTCAGTAG
- a CDS encoding 5-carboxymethyl-2-hydroxymuconate Delta-isomerase has protein sequence MPQITVEYSAELADAFDRRGFALALHQAVSPLVSSEVGAFKTRFRQIEESVIGDGSPAAMVHVRVGLLSGRSAERKQEVGRTVIGLAGEHLKPVDGLPTQVTLEVYDLDREQYQKLVY, from the coding sequence ATGCCACAGATCACCGTCGAGTACTCCGCGGAGCTGGCCGATGCCTTCGACCGCCGCGGTTTCGCACTCGCGCTGCACCAGGCCGTGTCGCCGCTGGTCTCCTCGGAGGTAGGGGCGTTCAAGACGCGGTTCCGGCAGATCGAGGAGTCGGTGATCGGTGACGGCTCCCCCGCGGCGATGGTCCACGTCCGGGTCGGCCTGCTGTCCGGGCGTTCCGCCGAGCGCAAGCAGGAGGTGGGCCGCACGGTCATCGGACTCGCCGGTGAGCACCTCAAGCCGGTGGACGGCCTGCCGACGCAGGTGACGCTGGAGGTCTACGACCTGGACCGGGAGCAGTACCAGAAGCTGGTCTACTGA
- a CDS encoding NAD(+)/NADH kinase, with protein MHAAGLVLHPQRDSAAAVDAVLGWAAKRGVEILGIDDEIQRLRCAATPVSAQELGRRADLVVSLGGDGTMLRAMRLADGEKAPVLGVNLGKLGFLAEVDVPDLPAALSAIDAREFSVEPRLAVDATFGEHRVTAFNDVAVVRTPGQGNARVAVRVARQPFVSYAADAVIVATPTGSTAYSFSAGGPITSPSVEALLVTPAAPHSAYSRGVVLSVDDEVDLDLLPTSGRLAVEVDGQVAGYVEPGDRVSLRGRPAAAKVVRLGLTTFYQRARRKLQLTDSAELT; from the coding sequence GTGCACGCCGCCGGACTGGTGCTGCACCCGCAACGAGACTCCGCCGCCGCGGTCGACGCCGTGCTCGGCTGGGCGGCCAAACGCGGTGTCGAGATCCTCGGCATCGACGACGAGATCCAGCGCCTGCGCTGCGCGGCCACCCCGGTCTCGGCGCAGGAGCTCGGTCGGCGCGCCGACCTGGTGGTGAGCCTGGGCGGGGACGGCACGATGCTGCGCGCGATGCGGCTGGCGGACGGGGAGAAGGCGCCGGTGCTGGGCGTCAACCTGGGCAAGCTCGGGTTCCTCGCCGAGGTCGACGTGCCGGACCTGCCCGCGGCGCTCTCGGCCATCGACGCGCGCGAGTTCTCCGTCGAGCCGCGGCTGGCGGTCGACGCGACGTTCGGCGAGCACCGGGTGACCGCGTTCAACGACGTCGCCGTCGTGCGCACGCCCGGTCAGGGCAACGCGCGGGTGGCCGTGCGGGTGGCGCGGCAGCCGTTCGTGAGCTACGCGGCGGACGCGGTGATCGTCGCGACGCCGACCGGGTCGACCGCGTACAGCTTCTCGGCCGGTGGGCCGATCACGAGTCCGTCGGTGGAGGCGTTGCTGGTCACGCCCGCCGCGCCGCACTCCGCGTACAGCCGCGGGGTCGTGCTGTCGGTCGACGACGAGGTGGACCTCGACCTGCTGCCGACGAGCGGGCGGCTGGCCGTCGAGGTGGACGGCCAGGTCGCCGGGTACGTCGAGCCGGGTGATCGGGTGTCGTTGCGCGGCAGGCCGGCCGCCGCGAAGGTGGTGCGGCTCGGGCTGACGACGTTCTACCAGCGGGCGCGGCGCAAGCTGCAGCTCACGGACTCGGCCGAGCTGACGTGA
- a CDS encoding M15 family metallopeptidase, which produces MTILLADPIVRAIRVLDNGEPLVPLDFTPGVLVREGLAVRLDQARSALPSGVDFRVAEGHRSAASQRAIIEDYTASLHELHPAADAVELARLSSRFVAPLEVAPHVAGAAVDLTLTGAGGDLWMGTEIDATPEESGGACFFAADVDPVARCNRELLASALAGAGLVNYPTEWWHWSYGDRYWALMTGAGQALYGPVEVAAWARP; this is translated from the coding sequence ATGACGATCCTGCTGGCCGATCCGATCGTGCGCGCCATCCGCGTGCTGGACAACGGGGAGCCGCTCGTACCGCTCGACTTCACCCCTGGTGTCCTGGTGCGCGAGGGGCTCGCGGTGCGGTTGGACCAGGCCCGGTCGGCGTTGCCGTCCGGTGTGGACTTCCGCGTGGCCGAGGGACACCGCAGCGCTGCGTCCCAGCGCGCGATCATCGAGGACTACACGGCCTCGTTGCACGAGCTGCACCCGGCGGCGGACGCCGTCGAGCTCGCCCGGCTGTCGAGCCGGTTCGTGGCTCCGCTGGAGGTGGCGCCGCACGTCGCCGGTGCCGCGGTGGACCTGACGCTGACCGGGGCCGGCGGTGACCTGTGGATGGGGACCGAGATCGACGCGACGCCCGAGGAGAGCGGCGGTGCCTGCTTCTTCGCGGCCGACGTGGACCCGGTCGCGCGGTGCAACCGCGAGCTGCTGGCCTCGGCGCTGGCGGGTGCGGGCCTGGTCAACTACCCGACCGAGTGGTGGCACTGGTCCTACGGCGACCGGTACTGGGCGCTGATGACCGGTGCCGGCCAGGCCCTCTACGGACCGGTGGAGGTGGCTGCGTGGGCGCGCCCGTGA
- a CDS encoding alanine racemase, with the protein MGAPVTALRQVVSGPELQVDLAAVAENTRRFTRVARSVMAVVKADGFGHGLGDVARTALAAGASWIGVTSLEEALAVRACGVEAPVLSWLHPVDVDVASAVRHRVDLSVPSVEHLAAISGADGPVRVHLQLDTGMARDGAAPETWLALMSAARRAELAGRVRVAA; encoded by the coding sequence GTGGGCGCGCCCGTGACGGCGTTGCGGCAGGTCGTCTCCGGGCCTGAGCTGCAGGTCGACCTCGCCGCCGTCGCCGAGAACACCCGGCGGTTCACGCGGGTGGCGCGGTCGGTGATGGCCGTGGTCAAGGCCGACGGGTTCGGGCACGGCCTGGGCGACGTCGCCCGGACGGCGCTGGCCGCCGGGGCGAGCTGGATCGGGGTCACGTCGCTGGAGGAGGCACTGGCGGTGCGTGCGTGCGGGGTCGAGGCGCCGGTGCTGAGCTGGCTGCACCCGGTCGACGTCGACGTGGCGTCCGCGGTGCGGCACCGGGTCGACCTGAGCGTGCCGAGCGTGGAGCACCTGGCCGCGATCAGCGGTGCCGACGGACCGGTGCGGGTGCACCTGCAGCTCGACACCGGCATGGCGCGCGACGGTGCCGCGCCGGAGACCTGGCTCGCGCTGATGTCCGCCGCCCGGCGGGCCGAGCTGGCCGGACGGGTGCGGGTCGCCGCGTGA
- a CDS encoding D-alanine--D-alanine ligase family protein, with protein MKVAVIGGGQNCEHDVSAASAASVRSALDPASYEAVALTIGRDGRWYGPDGRLLDPTVAGGLAAAVGVLRTCDVVLPVVHGPLGEDGTLAALCELANVPYVGAPVRAGALAMDKWATKLVAEAVGVRTAPGRLVTSESVVGWTGPVVVKPVAAGSSFGVTLVDREEDLDLALKTALELDDRVLVEEVVQGREIDIAVLDDPDEGRRTGPPLEIVVPGLFDTTVKYDGSAQFVIPAPLTGTELEELEEAALKIYEALGCRGLARVDFFLTADGLVLNEVNTMPGMTAESQVPKMFRAVGLSYPDLLDKLVRGAAG; from the coding sequence ATGAAGGTCGCTGTCATCGGCGGCGGGCAGAACTGCGAGCACGACGTCTCAGCGGCGTCGGCGGCGTCGGTCCGCTCGGCGCTGGACCCGGCGTCGTACGAGGCGGTCGCGCTGACGATCGGGCGGGACGGGCGCTGGTACGGGCCGGACGGGCGGTTGCTCGACCCGACGGTCGCGGGTGGGCTCGCGGCCGCTGTCGGTGTGCTGCGGACGTGTGACGTCGTGCTTCCCGTGGTGCACGGGCCGTTGGGGGAGGACGGCACGCTGGCGGCGTTGTGCGAGCTGGCGAACGTGCCGTACGTCGGGGCGCCGGTGCGGGCCGGGGCGCTGGCGATGGACAAGTGGGCGACCAAGCTCGTCGCCGAGGCGGTCGGGGTGCGGACCGCGCCGGGCCGGCTGGTGACCTCAGAATCCGTTGTCGGCTGGACGGGACCGGTCGTGGTCAAGCCGGTCGCGGCCGGCTCCAGCTTCGGCGTCACGCTGGTCGACCGCGAGGAGGACCTCGACCTGGCGCTGAAGACCGCGCTGGAGCTCGACGACCGGGTGCTCGTCGAGGAGGTGGTGCAGGGCAGGGAGATCGACATCGCCGTGCTCGACGACCCGGACGAGGGCCGCAGGACCGGGCCACCGCTGGAGATCGTGGTGCCGGGCCTGTTCGACACCACCGTGAAGTACGACGGCAGCGCGCAGTTCGTGATCCCGGCACCGTTGACCGGCACCGAGCTGGAGGAGCTGGAAGAGGCCGCGCTGAAGATCTACGAGGCGCTGGGGTGCCGGGGGCTGGCCCGCGTCGACTTCTTCCTCACCGCCGACGGCCTGGTGCTCAACGAGGTTAACACCATGCCGGGCATGACGGCCGAGTCCCAGGTGCCCAAGATGTTCCGCGCCGTCGGACTGTCCTATCCGGACCTGCTGGACAAGCTCGTGCGCGGGGCCGCCGGGTGA
- a CDS encoding acyltransferase family protein — protein MSSQRIAGLDVLRGIAILLVMLRHAFPDVFPGAGVVGVVMFFTLSGYLITGVLHNELDRTGRVSFTRFYARRARRLLPALVALVVIFVAVTLVFDPLGDKDELVTTAVVLLTFTGNLPIPGVSDAAFHGWTLATEEQFYLLWPAVLAFAWARGKTTAALVTAGLAALAACTATLVWLWPHADNAYALPTSWFVCFVIGAAVRLKGTYVPRWAVPVVVAVLAVLSVVPLRGHATTYLLAGPAIAGCTAVLLLVWSRCRDVPLAVKPLVALGTVSYGAYLWNYPLTLWLRPELGAAAGPIAAVLTIVAAALSWRYVEEPVMRRGSRSPARATPG, from the coding sequence GTGAGCTCGCAGCGCATCGCCGGGCTCGACGTGCTGCGCGGCATCGCCATCCTGCTGGTGATGCTCCGGCACGCGTTCCCGGACGTCTTCCCCGGCGCCGGAGTTGTCGGGGTCGTCATGTTCTTCACGCTCAGCGGCTACCTGATCACCGGCGTGCTGCACAACGAGCTCGACCGCACCGGAAGGGTCAGCTTCACCCGGTTCTACGCCCGCCGGGCCCGCCGGTTGCTGCCCGCGCTGGTCGCTCTCGTGGTGATCTTCGTGGCGGTGACGCTGGTGTTCGACCCGCTGGGCGACAAGGACGAGCTCGTCACCACCGCCGTCGTCCTGCTCACGTTCACCGGCAACCTGCCGATCCCCGGTGTGAGCGACGCGGCGTTCCACGGCTGGACGCTCGCCACCGAGGAGCAGTTCTACCTGCTGTGGCCGGCGGTGCTGGCGTTCGCCTGGGCACGCGGCAAGACCACGGCGGCACTGGTCACGGCCGGGCTGGCGGCGCTCGCGGCGTGCACGGCGACCCTGGTCTGGCTGTGGCCGCACGCCGACAACGCCTACGCGCTGCCGACGTCGTGGTTCGTCTGCTTCGTGATCGGCGCGGCCGTCCGGCTCAAGGGCACTTACGTGCCGCGCTGGGCGGTTCCGGTAGTTGTCGCTGTGCTGGCCGTGCTGTCGGTCGTGCCGTTGCGCGGCCACGCGACGACGTACCTGCTGGCGGGTCCGGCGATCGCGGGGTGCACGGCGGTGTTGCTGCTCGTGTGGTCGCGGTGCCGTGATGTCCCGCTGGCGGTGAAACCGCTGGTGGCGCTGGGAACCGTCTCGTACGGCGCCTACCTGTGGAACTACCCGCTGACCCTGTGGCTGCGCCCGGAGCTGGGCGCCGCCGCCGGGCCGATCGCGGCGGTGCTCACGATCGTGGCGGCGGCGCTCAGCTGGCGTTACGTCGAGGAACCGGTCATGCGGCGAGGTAGCCGTTCACCAGCGAGAGCCACCCCGGGTTGA